The following are from one region of the Siniperca chuatsi isolate FFG_IHB_CAS linkage group LG13, ASM2008510v1, whole genome shotgun sequence genome:
- the LOC122886304 gene encoding nuclear receptor ROR-beta-like isoform X2 has product MRAQIEVIPCKICGDKSSGIHYGVITCEGCKGFFRRSQQNNAMYSCSRQRNCLIDRTNRNRCQHCRLQKCLALGMSRDAVKFGRMSKKQRDSLYAEVQKHQKSQECVGSGGVGATALSLPKEDGVCGGGEDGEEGLSRSYSSGGSSSTLSDLDDLFDLPLTPEDASEYCSLELLGGGASTGNTSNSSSASSSSSSLSNQNSPQQTMLDGADSNGIQLLHTHSHTHPLLAHTHALLDHLPDDCSTTDLERITQSIVKSHLETCQYSAEDMKRFTWVQYTPEETRAFQNKSAEWMWQQCAHHITNAIQYVVEFAKRIAGFMDLCQNDQIILLKAGCLEVLLIRMCRAFNVNNSTIFFNGKFAPAQFFKALGCEDLVSAVFDLGRGLCRLQLSDEEMALFSAAVLLSPDRPWLTEGQKVQKLQEKVYLALQHSLHKSGASDEKLDKMVSKLPIMKSICNLHIDKLEFFRLVHPETAYSFPPLYREVFGSEMSLPDSTDS; this is encoded by the exons atgagAG CTCAGATTGAGGTCATCCCCTGCAAGATCTGTGGGGACAAGTCCTCAGGAATCCACTATGGAGTCATCACCTGCGAAGGCTGCAAG ggTTTCTTCCGTCGCAGCCAGCAGAACAATGCCATGTACTCTTGTTCCCGCCAGAGGAACTGCCTGATCGACCGAACTAACCGTAACCGCTGCCAGCACTGCCGCCTACAGAAGTGTCTGGCTTTGGGCATGAGCAGAgatg cgGTCAAGTTTGGTCGTATGTCCAAAAAGCAGCGTGACAGCCTCTACGCTGAGGTGCAAAAACACCAGAAGTCCCAGGAGTGTGTGGGCTCCGGAGGCGTGGGGGCTACTGCTCTGTCCTTACCCAAGGAGGACGGCGTCTGTGGTGGAGGGGAAGATGGTGAAGAGGGTCTGAGCCGGTCCTACAGCAGTGGGGgctccagctccaccctcaGCGACCTTGATGACCTGTTCGACCTGCCACTGACCCCCGAGGACGCCAGCGAGTACTGCAGCCTGGAGCTGCTCGGCGGAGGAGCCAGCACCGGGAATACCTCCAACTCATCGTCcgcttcttcctcttcctcatccttgTCCAATCAGAATTCCCCGCAGCAGACTATGCTGGACGGGGCAGACAGCAACGGGATCcagctcctgcacacacactctcacacgcATCCgctgctggcacacacacatgcactgctGGACCATCTGCCTGATGACTGCTCGACAACAGACCTTG agcGCATCACTCAGAGTATTGTTAAGTCTCACTTGGAGACGTGTCAGTACAGCGCTGAAGACATGAAGAGATTCACCTGGGTACAATACACACCTGAGGAAACACGTGCTTTTCAAAACAAG TCAGCAGAGTGGATGTGGCAGCAGTGTGCACACCACATCACCAATGCCATTCAGTATGTGGTGGAGTTTGCCAAACGCATTGCTGGCTTCATGGATCTGTGCCAGAATGATCAGATTATATTGCTGAAAGCAG GCTGTCTGGAAGTCCTGCTGATACGTATGTGCAGAGCGTTCAACGTCAACAACAGCACCATTTTCTTCAATGGAAAGTTTGCCCCGGCTCAGTTCTTCAAAGCACTTG GTTGTGAGGACCTGGTCAGTGCAGTGTTTGACCTGGGAAGAGGACTTTGCCGTCTACAGCTCTCTGATGAAGAAATGGCTCTGTTTAGTGCTGCCGTCCTTCTATCTcctg ATCGACCCTGGCTAACAGAAGGCCAAAAGGTTCAGAAACTCCAGGAGAAAGTCTACCTGGCTCTGCAGCACAGCCTACATAAGAGTGGTGCTTCTGACGAGAAACTGGACAAG ATGGTGTCCAAGCTGCCCATAATGAAGTCTATCTGTAACCTCCACATTGACAAACTCGAGTTTTTCCGTTTGGTCCACCCAGAGACCGCCTACAGTTTCCCACCACTATACCGGGAAGTGTTTGGCAGCGAGATGTCTCTGCCGGACTCCACCGACAgctag
- the LOC122886304 gene encoding nuclear receptor ROR-beta-like isoform X4: MRAQIEVIPCKICGDKSSGIHYGVITCEGCKGFFRRSQQNNAMYSCSRQRNCLIDRTNRNRCQHCRLQKCLALGMSRDAVKFGRMSKKQRDSLYAEVQKHQKSQECVGSGGVGATALSLPKEDGVCGGGEDGEEGLSRSYSSGGSSSTLSDLDDLFDLPLTPEDASEYCSLELLGGGASTGNTSNSSSASSSSSSLSNQNSPQQTMLDGADSNGIQLLHTHSHTHPLLAHTHALLDHLPDDCSTTDLERITQSIVKSHLETCQYSAEDMKRFTWVQYTPEETRAFQNKSAEWMWQQCAHHITNAIQYVVEFAKRIAGFMDLCQNDQIILLKAGCLEVLLIRMCRAFNVNNSTIFFNGKFAPAQFFKALDRPWLTEGQKVQKLQEKVYLALQHSLHKSGASDEKLDKMVSKLPIMKSICNLHIDKLEFFRLVHPETAYSFPPLYREVFGSEMSLPDSTDS, translated from the exons atgagAG CTCAGATTGAGGTCATCCCCTGCAAGATCTGTGGGGACAAGTCCTCAGGAATCCACTATGGAGTCATCACCTGCGAAGGCTGCAAG ggTTTCTTCCGTCGCAGCCAGCAGAACAATGCCATGTACTCTTGTTCCCGCCAGAGGAACTGCCTGATCGACCGAACTAACCGTAACCGCTGCCAGCACTGCCGCCTACAGAAGTGTCTGGCTTTGGGCATGAGCAGAgatg cgGTCAAGTTTGGTCGTATGTCCAAAAAGCAGCGTGACAGCCTCTACGCTGAGGTGCAAAAACACCAGAAGTCCCAGGAGTGTGTGGGCTCCGGAGGCGTGGGGGCTACTGCTCTGTCCTTACCCAAGGAGGACGGCGTCTGTGGTGGAGGGGAAGATGGTGAAGAGGGTCTGAGCCGGTCCTACAGCAGTGGGGgctccagctccaccctcaGCGACCTTGATGACCTGTTCGACCTGCCACTGACCCCCGAGGACGCCAGCGAGTACTGCAGCCTGGAGCTGCTCGGCGGAGGAGCCAGCACCGGGAATACCTCCAACTCATCGTCcgcttcttcctcttcctcatccttgTCCAATCAGAATTCCCCGCAGCAGACTATGCTGGACGGGGCAGACAGCAACGGGATCcagctcctgcacacacactctcacacgcATCCgctgctggcacacacacatgcactgctGGACCATCTGCCTGATGACTGCTCGACAACAGACCTTG agcGCATCACTCAGAGTATTGTTAAGTCTCACTTGGAGACGTGTCAGTACAGCGCTGAAGACATGAAGAGATTCACCTGGGTACAATACACACCTGAGGAAACACGTGCTTTTCAAAACAAG TCAGCAGAGTGGATGTGGCAGCAGTGTGCACACCACATCACCAATGCCATTCAGTATGTGGTGGAGTTTGCCAAACGCATTGCTGGCTTCATGGATCTGTGCCAGAATGATCAGATTATATTGCTGAAAGCAG GCTGTCTGGAAGTCCTGCTGATACGTATGTGCAGAGCGTTCAACGTCAACAACAGCACCATTTTCTTCAATGGAAAGTTTGCCCCGGCTCAGTTCTTCAAAGCACTTG ATCGACCCTGGCTAACAGAAGGCCAAAAGGTTCAGAAACTCCAGGAGAAAGTCTACCTGGCTCTGCAGCACAGCCTACATAAGAGTGGTGCTTCTGACGAGAAACTGGACAAG ATGGTGTCCAAGCTGCCCATAATGAAGTCTATCTGTAACCTCCACATTGACAAACTCGAGTTTTTCCGTTTGGTCCACCCAGAGACCGCCTACAGTTTCCCACCACTATACCGGGAAGTGTTTGGCAGCGAGATGTCTCTGCCGGACTCCACCGACAgctag
- the LOC122886304 gene encoding nuclear receptor ROR-beta-like isoform X3 produces MRAQIEVIPCKICGDKSSGIHYGVITCEGCKGFFRRSQQNNAMYSCSRQRNCLIDRTNRNRCQHCRLQKCLALGMSRDAVKFGRMSKKQRDSLYAEVQKHQKSQECVGSGGVGATALSLPKEDGVCGGGEDGEEGLSRSYSSGGSSSTLSDLDDLFDLPLTPEDASEYCSLELLGGGASTGNTSNSSSASSSSSSLSNQNSPQQTMLDGADSNGIQLLHTHSHTHPLLAHTHALLDHLPDDCSTTDLERITQSIVKSHLETCQYSAEDMKRFTWVQYTPEETRAFQNKSAEWMWQQCAHHITNAIQYVVEFAKRIAGFMDLCQNDQIILLKAVSWALSVHPSPFLLFLHPSMSLPLSVATLSGCLEVLLIRMCRAFNVNNSTIFFNGKFAPAQFFKALDRPWLTEGQKVQKLQEKVYLALQHSLHKSGASDEKLDKMVSKLPIMKSICNLHIDKLEFFRLVHPETAYSFPPLYREVFGSEMSLPDSTDS; encoded by the exons atgagAG CTCAGATTGAGGTCATCCCCTGCAAGATCTGTGGGGACAAGTCCTCAGGAATCCACTATGGAGTCATCACCTGCGAAGGCTGCAAG ggTTTCTTCCGTCGCAGCCAGCAGAACAATGCCATGTACTCTTGTTCCCGCCAGAGGAACTGCCTGATCGACCGAACTAACCGTAACCGCTGCCAGCACTGCCGCCTACAGAAGTGTCTGGCTTTGGGCATGAGCAGAgatg cgGTCAAGTTTGGTCGTATGTCCAAAAAGCAGCGTGACAGCCTCTACGCTGAGGTGCAAAAACACCAGAAGTCCCAGGAGTGTGTGGGCTCCGGAGGCGTGGGGGCTACTGCTCTGTCCTTACCCAAGGAGGACGGCGTCTGTGGTGGAGGGGAAGATGGTGAAGAGGGTCTGAGCCGGTCCTACAGCAGTGGGGgctccagctccaccctcaGCGACCTTGATGACCTGTTCGACCTGCCACTGACCCCCGAGGACGCCAGCGAGTACTGCAGCCTGGAGCTGCTCGGCGGAGGAGCCAGCACCGGGAATACCTCCAACTCATCGTCcgcttcttcctcttcctcatccttgTCCAATCAGAATTCCCCGCAGCAGACTATGCTGGACGGGGCAGACAGCAACGGGATCcagctcctgcacacacactctcacacgcATCCgctgctggcacacacacatgcactgctGGACCATCTGCCTGATGACTGCTCGACAACAGACCTTG agcGCATCACTCAGAGTATTGTTAAGTCTCACTTGGAGACGTGTCAGTACAGCGCTGAAGACATGAAGAGATTCACCTGGGTACAATACACACCTGAGGAAACACGTGCTTTTCAAAACAAG TCAGCAGAGTGGATGTGGCAGCAGTGTGCACACCACATCACCAATGCCATTCAGTATGTGGTGGAGTTTGCCAAACGCATTGCTGGCTTCATGGATCTGTGCCAGAATGATCAGATTATATTGCTGAAAGCAG TATCTTGGGCACTCTCTGTTCATccctcccccttcctcctctttcttcatccCTCCATGTCTTTGCCTCTATCTGTGGCTACGCTTTCAGGCTGTCTGGAAGTCCTGCTGATACGTATGTGCAGAGCGTTCAACGTCAACAACAGCACCATTTTCTTCAATGGAAAGTTTGCCCCGGCTCAGTTCTTCAAAGCACTTG ATCGACCCTGGCTAACAGAAGGCCAAAAGGTTCAGAAACTCCAGGAGAAAGTCTACCTGGCTCTGCAGCACAGCCTACATAAGAGTGGTGCTTCTGACGAGAAACTGGACAAG ATGGTGTCCAAGCTGCCCATAATGAAGTCTATCTGTAACCTCCACATTGACAAACTCGAGTTTTTCCGTTTGGTCCACCCAGAGACCGCCTACAGTTTCCCACCACTATACCGGGAAGTGTTTGGCAGCGAGATGTCTCTGCCGGACTCCACCGACAgctag
- the LOC122886304 gene encoding nuclear receptor ROR-beta-like isoform X1, translated as MRAQIEVIPCKICGDKSSGIHYGVITCEGCKGFFRRSQQNNAMYSCSRQRNCLIDRTNRNRCQHCRLQKCLALGMSRDAVKFGRMSKKQRDSLYAEVQKHQKSQECVGSGGVGATALSLPKEDGVCGGGEDGEEGLSRSYSSGGSSSTLSDLDDLFDLPLTPEDASEYCSLELLGGGASTGNTSNSSSASSSSSSLSNQNSPQQTMLDGADSNGIQLLHTHSHTHPLLAHTHALLDHLPDDCSTTDLERITQSIVKSHLETCQYSAEDMKRFTWVQYTPEETRAFQNKSAEWMWQQCAHHITNAIQYVVEFAKRIAGFMDLCQNDQIILLKAVSWALSVHPSPFLLFLHPSMSLPLSVATLSGCLEVLLIRMCRAFNVNNSTIFFNGKFAPAQFFKALGCEDLVSAVFDLGRGLCRLQLSDEEMALFSAAVLLSPDRPWLTEGQKVQKLQEKVYLALQHSLHKSGASDEKLDKMVSKLPIMKSICNLHIDKLEFFRLVHPETAYSFPPLYREVFGSEMSLPDSTDS; from the exons atgagAG CTCAGATTGAGGTCATCCCCTGCAAGATCTGTGGGGACAAGTCCTCAGGAATCCACTATGGAGTCATCACCTGCGAAGGCTGCAAG ggTTTCTTCCGTCGCAGCCAGCAGAACAATGCCATGTACTCTTGTTCCCGCCAGAGGAACTGCCTGATCGACCGAACTAACCGTAACCGCTGCCAGCACTGCCGCCTACAGAAGTGTCTGGCTTTGGGCATGAGCAGAgatg cgGTCAAGTTTGGTCGTATGTCCAAAAAGCAGCGTGACAGCCTCTACGCTGAGGTGCAAAAACACCAGAAGTCCCAGGAGTGTGTGGGCTCCGGAGGCGTGGGGGCTACTGCTCTGTCCTTACCCAAGGAGGACGGCGTCTGTGGTGGAGGGGAAGATGGTGAAGAGGGTCTGAGCCGGTCCTACAGCAGTGGGGgctccagctccaccctcaGCGACCTTGATGACCTGTTCGACCTGCCACTGACCCCCGAGGACGCCAGCGAGTACTGCAGCCTGGAGCTGCTCGGCGGAGGAGCCAGCACCGGGAATACCTCCAACTCATCGTCcgcttcttcctcttcctcatccttgTCCAATCAGAATTCCCCGCAGCAGACTATGCTGGACGGGGCAGACAGCAACGGGATCcagctcctgcacacacactctcacacgcATCCgctgctggcacacacacatgcactgctGGACCATCTGCCTGATGACTGCTCGACAACAGACCTTG agcGCATCACTCAGAGTATTGTTAAGTCTCACTTGGAGACGTGTCAGTACAGCGCTGAAGACATGAAGAGATTCACCTGGGTACAATACACACCTGAGGAAACACGTGCTTTTCAAAACAAG TCAGCAGAGTGGATGTGGCAGCAGTGTGCACACCACATCACCAATGCCATTCAGTATGTGGTGGAGTTTGCCAAACGCATTGCTGGCTTCATGGATCTGTGCCAGAATGATCAGATTATATTGCTGAAAGCAG TATCTTGGGCACTCTCTGTTCATccctcccccttcctcctctttcttcatccCTCCATGTCTTTGCCTCTATCTGTGGCTACGCTTTCAGGCTGTCTGGAAGTCCTGCTGATACGTATGTGCAGAGCGTTCAACGTCAACAACAGCACCATTTTCTTCAATGGAAAGTTTGCCCCGGCTCAGTTCTTCAAAGCACTTG GTTGTGAGGACCTGGTCAGTGCAGTGTTTGACCTGGGAAGAGGACTTTGCCGTCTACAGCTCTCTGATGAAGAAATGGCTCTGTTTAGTGCTGCCGTCCTTCTATCTcctg ATCGACCCTGGCTAACAGAAGGCCAAAAGGTTCAGAAACTCCAGGAGAAAGTCTACCTGGCTCTGCAGCACAGCCTACATAAGAGTGGTGCTTCTGACGAGAAACTGGACAAG ATGGTGTCCAAGCTGCCCATAATGAAGTCTATCTGTAACCTCCACATTGACAAACTCGAGTTTTTCCGTTTGGTCCACCCAGAGACCGCCTACAGTTTCCCACCACTATACCGGGAAGTGTTTGGCAGCGAGATGTCTCTGCCGGACTCCACCGACAgctag